In one Plasmodium vivax chromosome 4, whole genome shotgun sequence genomic region, the following are encoded:
- a CDS encoding Leu/Phe-tRNA protein transferase, putative (encoded by transcript PVX_002885A), whose product MSTCDSLGSSGAKVEGAGSEQKGECPAQEEHHGVVEAHQGGVEANEGEAHNGVVEAHQGGVEANQGDGEAHQGDVETNQGDVETNPGEAKPSHLDDDVNINRIIERLSKEDPESLAKIYSLMKNNNCLNFYPLLTPFHNIKKIVDILIAENYEHENTWCVHCDGLFICQLLYEGFIPVASKQKVCKLEHNQTKVVKECLLIPKIHYVRSCMHPSEIHISRKVKKKCRGYYITVDRDFDGVLQGIVEKHGQNWLYPFVQKEFKKIFEKKITYKNVRMHSVEVWCDDFLAAGEIGCTVGSIYTSLTGFQRKNSAGTIQLCALAKLLQHQQFDLWDLGMLLPYKKTIGSKEISMRDFFKMHRRFKHQSAHFRVPFQERLNCAVLITGAPEGGPEVGPEGGQEGGQEAGPEVRPEGHSE is encoded by the coding sequence ATGAGTACCTGCGATAGTCTGGGGAGTAGCGGCGCCAAAGTGGAGGGCGCGGGGAGcgagcagaagggggagtGCCCCGCGCAGGAGGAACACCATGGGGTGGTGGAGGCCCACCAAGGGGGGGTAGAAGCCAACGAAGGAGAAGCCCACAATGGGGTGGTGGAAGCCCACCAAGGGGGGGTAGAAGCCAACCAAGGGGATGGAGAAGCCCACCAAGGGGATGTCGAAACCAACCAAGGGGATGTCGAAACCAACCCGGGGGAGGCCAAGCCAAGCCACCTGGACGACGACGTGAACATTAACCGAATCATCGAGCGCCTCTCAAAGGAAGACCCGGAGTCCCTAGCCAAAATATACAGCCTAATGAAGAATAACAACTGCCTTAATTTCTACCCCCTACTGACTCCCTTtcacaatataaaaaaaatcgtagACATCCTGATTGCGGAAAATTATGAGCACGAAAATACCTGGTGTGTCCACTGTGATGGTCTGTTCATCTGCCAGCTGCTGTACGAGGGGTTCATCCCCGTGGCGAGCAAACAGAAGGTATGTAAATTAGAACATAATCAAACGAAGGTGGTGAAAGAGTGCCTGCTCATCCCCAAAATACACTACGTTAGGTCCTGTATGCACCCTAGTGAAATACACATTTCTaggaaggtaaaaaaaaaatgcagaggTTACTACATCACCGTGGACAGAGATTTCGATGGGGTCCTCCAAGGCATTGTGGAAAAGCATGGGCAGAATTGGCTctacccatttgtgcaaaaggaatttaaaaaaatttttgaaaaaaaaattacctatAAGAATGTACGCATGCATTCGGTGGAGGTATGGTGTGACGACTTCTTAGCCGCAGGAGAGATTGGATGCACCGTGGGTTCGATTTACACCAGCCTCACAGGATTCCAGAGGAAGAATTCTGCTGGCACCATTCAGCTGTGTGCTCTGGCCAAGCTTCTACAGCACCAGCAGTTTGATTTGTGGGACTTGGGGATGCTCCTCCCTTATAAGAAAACCATCGGCTCTAAGGAAATCTCCATGAGggacttcttcaaaatgcACCGCCGCTTTAAACACCAGAGCGCGCACTTCCGCGTCCCCTTCCAGGAGAGGCTCAACTGCGCCGTCCTTATCACCGGCGCGCCGGAGGGAGGACCAGAGGTAGGACCAGAAGGAGGCCAAGAAGGAGGTCAAGAAGCAGGACCAGAGGTTCGCCCAGAAGGGCACTCCGAGTAG
- a CDS encoding hypothetical protein, conserved (encoded by transcript PVX_002895A), producing the protein MEDWVYVGGRRRSGKKPQGGGMHAGRHSNGHSSYVRDARSAEPPPVELAKHAEKTFGEVKRVMSGLEKSEFFAKFLQQLTQVVDEAKAKIKCAICLGLGSLEDPNWSNRRACLYQLSFVLLLGRIHNVEQLFIYDPKIGEVDEDVCGRFGVEVLSPREEAPPEGPQKRGEAQRGGPQREGPQKSGEAQIEGPPSGAAPKEGEQIDRTIPKPRANERTLLFMPHCDVSLYSQVMHDIYVNEKLSYDKVHFLLPLAKTIFLGNSFEYYREHVYMYRPFGIPAYAIRMLKSGGTLPEGATQRSLNRLEELYKMDHFLFYIHKYAREGKFPFCPEHVSAFNDMAIITFGPLPDQLSFWKDVWAEVTSGGPT; encoded by the coding sequence ATGGAAGACTGGGTGTATGTCGGAGGGAGGCGAAGGAGCGGGAAGAagccccaaggggggggcatGCACGCGGGGCGTCACAGCAACGGGCACAGTAGCTACGTCCGCGATGCCCGCTCCGCggagcccccccccgtggagcTCGCAAAGCACGCGGAGAAAACCTTCGGCGAAGTGAAGAGGGTCATGAGCGGCTTAGAAAAAAGTGAGTTCTTTGCAAAGTTCCTCCAGCAGCTGACCCAAGTGGTTGACGAGGCAAAAGCGAAGATAAAATGCGCCATCTGCCTGGGCCTGGGTTCTTTAGAGGACCCCAATTGGAGCAACAGGAGGGCTTGTCTCTACCAACTCTCATTTGTGTTGCTCCTCGGGAGGATCCACAACGTGGAGCAGCTGTTTATCTATGACCCTAAGATTGGGGAAGTGGACGAGGACGTGTGTGGCCGCTTCGGCGTGGAGGTGTTGTCCCCCCGGGAGGAGGCACCCCCAGAGGGaccgcaaaaaaggggggaagcgcaaaGAGGGGGACCACAAAGAGAGGGACCGCAaaaaagcggcgaagcgcaAATCGAGGGACCGCCCAGTGGCGCTGCCCCGAAGGAGGGCGAGCAGATAGACCGCACCATCCCCAAGCCAAGAGCAAACGAACGGACGCTGCTCTTCATGCCCCACTGCGATGTGAGTCTGTATAGCCAAGTCATGCACGACATCTACGTAAATGAAAAGCTGAGTTATGATAAggtccattttttgctccccttgGCGAAGACCATTTTTCTGGGGAACTCATTTGAGTACTACCGAGAGCATGTCTACATGTACAGGCCCTTTGGAATCCCAGCCTATGCCATTCGCATGTTAAAAAGTGGAGGCACTCTCCCGGAAGGAGCCACTCAGAGGAGTCTTAATCGATTAGAGGAACTTTATAAAATGGaccacttccttttttacattcacaAATATGCACGGGAGGGGaagttccccttttgcccTGAGCATGTATCCGCCTTCAACGACATGGCCATCATAACGTTTGGCCCCCTGCCGGACCAACTCAGCTTTTGGAAGGACGTCTGGGCGGAGGTGACCTCTGGGGGGCCCACATAA
- a CDS encoding hypothetical protein, conserved (encoded by transcript PVX_002900A) — protein sequence MKRSRFFFVSIFLCLSQESSLELSKKLFGANSPLTEHDEDDHEHAQKRTRTWPAASSPEVDGDTCFIFSAMEGDPTNCWCPRGYIMCSEEDVRDVQSKLHQIKDLKRRNEVTPSWMKRLCDNSEAVGFKGMSVVIDYELAVLCDDGKDKGNADFKIIGASGFVSNEEVIQQTERDTTYVPRKCTVNNFYLCRKVDDDNVGCQYSPWSPWGPCVNGRQRRTRKVMRSNQNNEELCLWNGKRIPRSIMEQTRPCGGPSGAPARGERDKGGRSIGAA from the exons ATGAAAAGGagtcgcttttttttcgtttccatttttctttgcctATCGCAAGAGAGCAGCCTGGAGCTGAGCAAGAAACTGTTCGGCGCGAACTCCCCCCTCACGGAGCATGATGAAGACGACCACGAGCATGCACAGAAGAGGACGAGGACGTGGCCGGCTGCCTCTTCACCCGAGGTGGATGGCGACacgtgttttattttctccgcCATGGAGGGCGACCCCACCAA ctgcTGGTGCCCCAGGGGATACATCATGTGCAGCGAGGAGGACGTGCGCGACGTGCAGTCCAAGCTGCACCAAATTAAGGACTTGAAGAGGCGAAACGAAGTCACCCCCTCGTGGATGAAGCGCCTCTGCGATAACTCAGAAGCAGTCGGGTTCAAAGGCATGTCAGTTGTGATCGACTACGAATTGGCAGTTCTATGTGACGATGGAAAAGACAAAGGAAACGCGgactttaaaataattggAGCATCCGGGTTCGTCTCAAACGAAGAGGTCATTCAGCAGACGGAGAGGGACACCACATACGTTCCTCGCAAATGCAccgttaataatttttacctttgtAGAAAGGTGGACGACGATAATGTGGGCTGCCAGTACAGCCCCTGGTCTCCCTGGGGTCCCTGCGTGAATGGCAGACAGAGAAGGACCAGGAAGGTGATGCGCTCGAATCAGAACAACGAGGAGTTGTGCCTGTGGAATGGCAAGCGCATCCCGAGGAGCATAATGGAGCAGACGCGCCCTTGCGGGGGTCCTTCCGGCGCGCCCGCAAGGGGGGAGCGCGACAAGGGGGGGCGGTCAATCGGAGCAGCCTAA
- a CDS encoding hypothetical protein, conserved (encoded by transcript PVX_002890A), producing the protein MFGDLLMDDEHAEHVGEGSYFRLESPTVGTPRACLEVKDNQEGDAAQDTHDVHCRVLGNPPSRRKAKGRRTLCSSFSKTASLLCNEVLSKSFQTMVSYVITTSFFIFLNLYVSNSCTYEEIGGFGVAVSVITLLSAVVDGVGSSLDYFCSCSIGMANTDLSLLYLNIAYYTFYLFFAKVLLVFFLAKGLFLLFVHYLYGGSGGGGGGGGMLDLLRILGTLLGGRQNCEHLQMVHVFCSSLQILLVSFFPQFIYESTRRYLILHNYIYPSLFTSVVSFIFLNLFGYLFVFSFDLKYIGACLSLLLTNVFNFCCVVYFLRIHLARCASSAWGVHQLQEGALLSGDHYVEVGGGAAIEEEGEADSKEDDEEEGEADSEEESGAECEEETLNGSLNGACDESLNRSSNGSHNNSRCATGEGPLHSLAFLFFHKPPDDDRKRDFIKTTRTNVRNIFFEILSFEFQLFEATYLSMTSVATFVQINNILNLVYYVSNSYGIVLSKLIGIYASSRGGGKQKRRNRRSGRIRRSKMDGHNRPSKVDGQNRPSKMDGRNKPGGGRHNAALRTAPHHPQKHTLCESKPLRNRSRIVITLLDIVLAFLLMLTFLSLCLVVVYLYRDEIIPFVFTDVNIQKKLKGIIFVFVLELFLEVLASLLNSIIKGLRLQEEITTFTLLNFVFCMHPLGLVLTFFLQLDIYGFVYSNLVSMAVQVAYLVVFLALRARGR; encoded by the coding sequence ATGTTTGGAGACCTCCTCATGGACGATGAGCACGCTGAGCACGTCGGTGAGGGGAGTTACTTCCGGCTGGAGTCGCCCACTGTGGGTACTCCTCGGGCGTGTCTCGAGGTGAAAGATAACCAAGAGGGGGACGCCGCGCAAGACACACACGATGTTCACTGTAGAGTACTGGGTAACCCCCCTTCGAggaggaaagcaaaaggaagaagaacccTTTGCAGCAGCTTCTCCAAAACGGCTAGCCTCCTCTGCAACGAAGTCCTTTCCAAGTCGTTCCAAACGATGGTATCCTACGTCATCACGacgtccttttttattttcctaaaTCTGTACGTGTCAAATTCGTGTACCTACGAAGAGATAGGAGGGTTCGGAGTAGCCGTTTCCGTCATTACGTTGCTCAGTGCCGTTGTGGACGGGGTGGGTAGCAGCCTAGATTACTTCTGCAGCTGCTCCATCGGGATGGCCAACACAGATTTGTCTCTTCTTTACTTGAATATAGCCTACTACACGTTTTACTTGTTCTTCGCCAAGGTGCtgctcgtttttttcctggcCAAGGGGCTCTTCCTCCTGTTCGTGCACTACCTGtacgggggaagcggcggtggcGGTGGCGGTGGCGGCATGCTGGACCTGCTGCGCATACTGGGCACCCTCCTCGGTGGGCGCCAAAACTGCGAGCACCTGCAGATGGTCCACGTGTTCTGCTCGTCCCTGCAGATACTCCTCGTCTCGTTCTTCCCCCAATTTATTTACGAATCGACCAGGCGCTACCTAATTcttcataattatatatacccTAGTTTGTTCACCTCCGTTgtctccttcatttttttgaacctTTTTGGCTACCTCTTTGTCTTTTCCTTTGACTTGAAGTACATCGGTGCGTGCCTGTCTCTGCTGCTGACCAATGTTTTTAACTTTTGTTGCGTCGTATATTTCTTGAGGATCCACTTGGCCAGGTGTGCGTCTTCTGCGTGGGGGGTGCACCAGCTGCAGGAGGGGGCTTTGCTGAGCGGCGACCACTACGTCGaggtgggggggggagcggccatcgaagaggagggagaagcggataGCAAAGAGGAtgacgaagaggagggagaagcggataGCGAAGAGGAGAGCGGAGCCGAATGTGAAGAAGAGACACTCAACGGATCACTCAACGGAGCATGCGACGAATCACTCAACAGATCATCCAACGGATCGCACAACAACTCCCGTTGCGCCACTGGCGAAGGGCCGCTGCACAGCCTggccttcctcttcttccacaAGCCGCCGGACGACGACCGCAAAAGGGACTTCATAAAGACGACGCGCACCAACGTgcgaaatatatttttcgaaaTCCTCTCCTTCGAGTTCCAGCTCTTCGAAGCCACCTACCTCAGCATGACCTCCGTGGCCACCTTCGTCCAAATCAACAACATCCTCAATTTGGTCTACTACGTCTCCAATTCGTACGGCATCGTGCTCAGCAAGCTGATTGGCATCTACGCCTcctcgcggggggggggcaaacaGAAGAGACGTAACAGACGGAGCGGGCGGATCAggcgaagcaaaatggacggGCATAACAGGCCTAGCAAAGTGGACGGGCAGAACAGGCCTAGCAAAATGGACGGGCGGAACAAACCGGGTGGAGGACGCCACAATGCCGCCCTGCGAACGGCTCCGCACCACCCGCAGAAGCACACCCTGTGTGAATCAAAACCCCTAAGGAACAGAAGCAGAATTGTTATTACCCTACTGGACATAGTGCTGGCCTTTCTGCTGATGCTAACCTTCCTGTCCCTCTGCCTGGTGGTGGTGTACCTATACAGAGACGAAATAATCCCCTTCGTTTTTACAGATGTTAACATACAGAAGAAGCTCAAGGGAatcattttcgttttcgtTTTGGAGCTCTTCCTAGAAGTGCTGGCCTCCCTACTCAATAGCATTATAAAGGGTCTGAGGCTACAGGAGGAAATCACCACCTTCACCCTTTTGAATTTCGTTTTCTGCATGCATCCCCTGGGACTCGTGCTGACCTTCTTCCTGCAGCTGGACATTTATGGCTTCGTGTATTCTAACCTCGTCAGCATGGCTGTGCAGGTCGCCTACTTGGTTGTCTTCCTCGCCCTTCGCGCGCGCGGGCGGTAG